A window from Malania oleifera isolate guangnan ecotype guangnan chromosome 7, ASM2987363v1, whole genome shotgun sequence encodes these proteins:
- the LOC131160886 gene encoding ABC transporter G family member 20-like: MEPQVCPKMAKTTASATLGELLRRIGESQTDSTGAGSTPPHRVVELTHNCPPDPKSNFPFVLSFNNLSYSVKVRRKLKFPTLFPRKNDVLGSQPVESNSTKDMKILLNDISGEAREGEIMAVLGASGSGKSTLIDALADRIAKESLKGSIKLNGETLVSKLLKVISAYVMQDDLLFPMLTVEETLMFSAELRLPRSLSRSKKMARVQALIDQLGLRSAATTVIGDEGHRGVSGGERRRVSIGMDIIHDPIILFLDEPTSGLDSTSAFMVVKVLKRIAQSGSIVVMSVHQPSYRILSLLDRLIFLSRGHVVYSGSPAGLHAFFSDFGHPIPSNEDRTEFALDLIRELETSPGGTKALVEFNKSRNRTSLRTRDYDRMIIQGTQYSLKDAISASISRGKLVSGATNESNPTLSVPTFANPVWAETLVISKRSLLNSRRMPELFGIRLGAVLVTGVILATMFWHLDDSPKGVQERLGFFAFAMSTTFYTCAEAIPVFLQERYIFMRETAYNAYRRSSYVLAHSVIAVPSLVFLSLVFAATTFWAVGLTGGFSGFLFFFFTIFASFWAGSSFVTFLSGIVSHVMLGYTVVVAILAYFLLFSGFFISRDRIPPYWIWFHYISLVKYPYEAVLQNEFADGVRCFVKGVQMFDNTPLGAVPEEVKLRLLKSMSGALGVNITSSTCVTTGSDILKQQGITDLSKWSCLWVTIALGFFFRILFYFALLFGSKNKRT, translated from the coding sequence ATGGAGCCCCAAGTGTGTCCAAAAATGGCCAAGACCACCGCGTCCGCCACCCTCGGGGAGCTCTTGAGGCGCATCGGAGAATCACAAACCGACTCCACTGGTGCCGGTTCCACGCCGCCTCATCGCGTGGTCGAGCTAACCCACAATTGTCCTCCTGACCCGAAATCTAACTTCCCCTTCGTTCTATCCTTCAATAACCTTTCGTACAGCGTGAAAGTCCGCCGGAAACTGAAGTTCCCGACGTTGTTTCCGAGAAAGAACGATGTGCTCGGCTCGCAGCCGGTGGAGAGTAATAGCACTAAGGACATGAAGATCTTATTGAATGATATATCCGGCGAAGCAAGGGAAGGAGAGATCATGGCCGTTCTCGGCGCAAGCGGGTCCGGCAAGTCGACGCTGATCGACGCTCTCGCCGATAGGATCGCGAAGGAAAGCTTGAAGGGATCCATAAAACTAAACGGAGAAACCTTGGTGTCCAAACTCTTAAAGGTGATTTCCGCGTACGTAATGCAAGACGATCTCTTATTCCCGATGCTGACTGTGGAAGAAACCCTCATGTTCTCAGCCGAGCTCCGCCTCCCCCGGTCCCTCTCCAGATCCAAGAAGATGGCGCGCGTCCAGGCCCTGATCGACCAGCTCGGGCTCCGTAGCGCCGCCACGACCGTCATCGGAGATGAAGGCCACCGCGGAGTCTCGGGCGGCGAACGGCGGCGCGTTTCCATTGGGATGGACATAATCCACGACCCCATCATCCTTTTCCTGGACGAGCCCACCTCCGGGCTGGACTCCACCTCCGCCTTCATGGTGGTGAAGGTGCTCAAGCGCATCGCGCAGAGCGGAAGCATCGTCGTCATGTCGGTGCACCAACCCAGTTACCGCATCCTCAGCCTCCTTGACCGCTTGATCTTCCTATCCCGCGGCCACGTGGTCTACAGCGGCTCCCCTGCCGGCCTCCACGCCTTCTTTTCCGACTTCGGCCACCCCATTCCCTCCAACGAGGACCGAACGGAGTTCGCCCTAGACTTGATCCGCGAACTAGAAACTTCTCCCGGAGGAACCAAAGCCCTAGTCGAGTTCAACAAATCCAGAAACAGAACATCACTGAGAACACGCGATTATGATCGCATGATTATTCAAGGCACTCAGTACTCGCTTAAGGACGCTATAAGCGCGAGTATATCCCGGGGGAAGTTGGTCTCCGGAGCGACAAACGAGTCGAATCCGACGTTGTCAGTTCCGACGTTTGCAAACCCGGTGTGGGCCGAAACGTTGGTTATCTCAAAAAGATCATTGTTAAATTCGAGGAGAATGCCAGAGCTGTTCGGGATCCGTCTAGGGGCGGTGCTGGTCACCGGCGTCATCCTGGCGACCATGTTCTGGCACCTCGACGACTCCCCAAAAGGAGTCCAGGAGCGATTAGGGTTCTTCGCCTTCGCCATGTCCACAACCTTCTACACCTGCGCGGAGGCCATCCCCGTTTTTCTCCAAGAACGGTACATCTTCATGAGGGAGACGGCGTACAACGCCTACCGCCGGTCCTCCTACGTCCTCGCGCACTCCGTCATCGCCGTCCCTTCTCTCGTCTTTCTGTCCTTAGTCTTCGCCGCCACCACCTTCTGGGCGGTGGGCCTCACCGGGGGTTTCTCCggcttcctcttcttcttcttcaccatCTTCGCCTCCTTCTGGGCGGGGAGCTCCTTCGTGACTTTTCTGTCTGGCATTGTTTCGCACGTGATGTTGGGGTACACGGTGGTGGTGGCGATCCTGGCGTACTTTCTGCTGTTCAGCGGGTTCTTCATCAGCCGGGACAGGATCCCTCCGTACTGGATATGGTTCCATTACATTTCTCTGGTGAAGTATCCGTACGAGGCGGTTCTGCAGAACGAGTTCGCCGACGGCGTGAGGTGCTTCGTGAAGGGGGTTCAGATGTTCGACAATACGCCGCTGGGAGCGGTGCCGGAGGAGGTGAAGCTGAGGTTGTTGAAGAGCATGAGCGGTGCGTTGGGTGTGAACATTACCAGCTCCACTTGCGTGACGACGGGGTCGGATATTCTGAAGCAGCAGGGGATTACTGATCTAAGCAAGTGGAGTTGCTTGTGGGTGACTATTGCATTGGGTTTTTTCTTTAGGATTTTGTTCTACTTTGCTTTGCTGTTTGGAAGCAAAAACAAGAGAACGTAA